One region of Candidatus Binatia bacterium genomic DNA includes:
- the gpmA gene encoding 2,3-diphosphoglycerate-dependent phosphoglycerate mutase: MHKLVLLRHGESTWNKENRFTGWTDVGLSDRGVEEATAAGRLLKAEGFAFDEAFTSVLKRAIKTLWLALEELDQMWIPVHNSWRLNERHYGALQGLNKAETAAKHGMEQTNIWRRSYDIPPPALEPGDPRSPANDPRYAGLRGDDLPLTECLKDTVERFLPYWHDVIAPTIEAGRRVIVAAHGNSLRALVKYLDDISNEAIVGLNIPTGIPLVYELDDDLKPIRNYYLGDPEAAKKAAAAVAAQLKA, translated from the coding sequence ATGCACAAACTCGTACTGCTGCGCCACGGCGAGAGCACGTGGAACAAGGAGAACCGGTTCACCGGCTGGACGGACGTCGGTCTCAGCGACAGGGGAGTCGAAGAGGCGACGGCGGCCGGGCGGCTGCTGAAGGCCGAAGGCTTCGCCTTCGACGAGGCGTTCACATCGGTCCTCAAGCGCGCCATCAAGACGCTCTGGCTCGCGCTCGAGGAACTCGATCAGATGTGGATTCCGGTCCACAACTCCTGGCGCCTGAACGAACGTCACTACGGCGCCCTGCAGGGACTGAACAAGGCCGAGACCGCCGCCAAGCACGGCATGGAACAGACCAACATCTGGCGGCGCAGTTACGATATCCCGCCCCCGGCGCTCGAACCGGGCGATCCGCGCAGTCCTGCCAACGATCCGCGCTATGCGGGACTCCGCGGGGACGACCTGCCGCTCACCGAGTGCCTCAAGGACACGGTGGAGCGCTTCCTTCCGTACTGGCACGACGTTATCGCGCCGACGATCGAGGCGGGGAGGCGCGTTATCGTGGCGGCGCACGGCAACAGTCTCCGCGCGCTGGTGAAGTACCTCGACGACATCTCGAACGAGGCCATTGTCGGGCTGAACATTCCGACGGGGATTCCGCTCGTGTACGAACTCGACGACGATCTGAAACCGATACGCAACTATTACCTTGGCGATCCCGAGGCGGCGAAGAAGGCCGCCGCGGCGGTTGCGGCACAACTCAAAGCCTGA
- a CDS encoding SRPBCC family protein, which produces MLTRTASGVLMLGHPQLCQIAYSVTDLSRTHRWYRDTFGFLPAGGTRLFRGPIASRVQGLPGAASVCWWLVDRQEFFQLEMFEFESPPVRPLPADRRLCDIGYNMVGLHVADFDAALARLASHRSQPLSAPVGAPGQRRVCVRDPEGVLLEIMEGDPSAAFRRPHERPEIPVSTVSVTLSVPDLARSRRFFVDTLGLPVLDELRLHGPEHEALWGLAGARRSALVLRAGDCLLELVQYHDPAGKPWPEGYRISDQGLLNIALGFRSKAAFDAAYARCIAAGYRGNWRPFNLGAWTVVYVNDDQGFSVELLFVRHWYEAPMGFRPRLPYVNARVHIDAPPDVVWRAITDHARMPEWTPIRACVVIRPGSPDPNGLGAVRQLRAPGTSIEEEVVLWDPPRRFDYCLRRGAPLRDHRGHVFLTPDAGGTQVQWTARFRPLVPATGTALRAFLQRGFDGALRKLKRRIESTR; this is translated from the coding sequence GTGCTGACACGCACCGCCTCGGGGGTACTCATGCTCGGACATCCACAGCTGTGCCAGATCGCCTATAGCGTCACCGACCTGTCCCGCACTCACCGCTGGTACCGCGATACGTTCGGGTTCCTGCCCGCGGGCGGGACGAGGCTGTTTCGCGGACCGATCGCTTCCCGTGTCCAGGGTCTGCCGGGTGCGGCGTCGGTCTGCTGGTGGCTCGTCGACCGACAGGAGTTCTTCCAGCTCGAGATGTTCGAGTTCGAAAGCCCGCCGGTGAGACCGCTGCCGGCGGACCGGCGGCTGTGCGACATCGGGTATAACATGGTCGGCCTGCACGTCGCCGATTTCGACGCGGCTTTGGCGCGTCTGGCCTCGCACAGGTCGCAGCCGCTCTCCGCGCCGGTCGGCGCGCCGGGGCAGCGCCGTGTCTGTGTCCGCGATCCGGAAGGCGTTCTTCTCGAAATCATGGAAGGCGATCCTAGTGCGGCGTTTCGTCGTCCCCACGAAAGGCCGGAGATCCCCGTCAGTACGGTCAGCGTGACGCTGTCGGTCCCGGACCTTGCGCGCTCGCGGCGCTTTTTCGTCGACACGCTTGGTCTGCCGGTACTCGACGAGTTGCGGCTGCACGGCCCCGAGCACGAAGCTCTCTGGGGCCTCGCCGGTGCGCGGCGCTCGGCGTTGGTTCTGCGCGCCGGCGACTGCCTTCTCGAGCTCGTGCAGTACCACGATCCCGCCGGCAAGCCATGGCCCGAGGGGTATCGCATCAGCGATCAGGGCCTGTTGAACATTGCCCTCGGCTTTCGCAGCAAGGCCGCTTTCGACGCCGCCTACGCGCGCTGCATTGCGGCGGGTTACCGGGGCAACTGGCGGCCTTTCAATCTGGGTGCATGGACGGTGGTCTACGTCAACGACGATCAGGGTTTCAGCGTCGAGTTGCTTTTCGTGCGCCACTGGTACGAAGCCCCGATGGGCTTCCGTCCAAGACTCCCGTACGTCAATGCCCGGGTGCACATCGACGCACCGCCGGACGTCGTCTGGCGGGCGATCACCGATCACGCCCGCATGCCGGAGTGGACGCCGATCCGCGCGTGCGTCGTCATTCGTCCCGGGTCGCCCGACCCGAACGGACTGGGGGCCGTGAGGCAACTGCGGGCCCCCGGCACCTCGATCGAGGAGGAAGTGGTTCTCTGGGATCCGCCGCGCCGATTCGATTACTGCCTGCGGCGGGGCGCACCCTTGCGCGATCATCGGGGCCACGTATTCCTGACCCCTGACGCCGGCGGCACGCAGGTCCAATGGACTGCCCGGTTCCGGCCTCTTGTCCCCGCGACCGGAACCGCCCTGCGTGCGTTTCTCCAACGCGGCTTCGACGGCGCCCTGCGCAAACTGAAGCGCCGGATCGAGTCCACACGCTGA
- a CDS encoding efflux RND transporter periplasmic adaptor subunit — protein sequence MRLNQCPARASTGLATLLAVLALAGVPACSRDSYGDEAKQASGVAADESRPLRVAVERPVAVAGGKEMVLPGTVEAWESVPLYARVTGYLEEVDVDIGDEVAAGERVARLAVPEVTAGIKGAEARVIQEKAELDLARLTLSRLQALRRANSAAIPQQDVDTAAARVRVEDAQVRLAEADRDRLDALRELARIVAPFPGRITRRVLHPGALVREGNSAGAEPIVEIARIDRLRLAFEIPELLAPYVKEGAPAIVRFDAFPGSDVSLPVARVAGALDPATRSMRAEMHLDDGAGRYRPGMFASVKLAVETGGGAVSVPSRAVRGHGNERFVLVADNGVLRRRPVVVGSDDGRRASIARGLGPDDRVMVAGSPLARDGVACEAVEG from the coding sequence ATGAGACTTAATCAGTGCCCGGCCCGGGCTTCGACGGGCCTCGCGACACTCCTGGCGGTGCTGGCTCTGGCCGGGGTGCCGGCATGCTCGCGCGACTCGTATGGCGACGAAGCAAAGCAGGCGAGTGGGGTAGCGGCTGATGAGTCGCGGCCTTTGCGTGTGGCGGTTGAGAGGCCGGTCGCGGTCGCAGGCGGGAAGGAGATGGTTCTTCCGGGCACAGTAGAGGCCTGGGAAAGCGTGCCGCTGTACGCGCGGGTGACCGGCTATCTGGAAGAGGTCGATGTGGACATCGGGGACGAGGTCGCGGCGGGAGAGAGAGTGGCGCGCCTGGCGGTACCCGAGGTGACGGCGGGCATCAAGGGCGCCGAGGCAAGAGTGATTCAGGAGAAGGCCGAGCTCGATTTGGCCAGGCTGACGCTTTCCAGGCTGCAGGCTCTGCGACGGGCGAACTCCGCCGCGATTCCGCAGCAGGACGTGGATACCGCCGCCGCGCGCGTGCGAGTCGAGGATGCGCAGGTTCGACTCGCGGAGGCGGATCGCGACCGACTCGACGCGCTTCGCGAGTTGGCTCGGATCGTGGCGCCCTTTCCTGGCCGGATCACGCGGCGGGTTCTTCATCCCGGCGCATTGGTCCGGGAGGGCAACAGTGCGGGTGCCGAGCCGATAGTGGAGATCGCCCGCATCGACCGCTTGCGGCTCGCCTTCGAGATTCCCGAGCTGCTGGCGCCGTACGTCAAGGAGGGCGCGCCGGCGATCGTCCGGTTCGACGCCTTTCCCGGTAGCGACGTCTCCTTGCCAGTGGCGCGCGTCGCGGGGGCGCTCGACCCTGCGACACGATCGATGCGCGCCGAGATGCATCTGGATGACGGCGCCGGTCGGTATCGTCCCGGCATGTTCGCGTCGGTGAAGCTTGCGGTGGAGACCGGGGGTGGGGCGGTGAGCGTGCCGTCGCGGGCGGTGCGGGGCCACGGTAACGAGCGCTTCGTGCTCGTCGCCGACAATGGCGTGTTGCGCCGCCGGCCCGTTGTGGTCGGTTCCGACGATGGCCGCAGAGCGTCGATCGCTCGCGGTCTCGGCCCAGACGATCGGGTAATGGTCGCCGGGTCGCCGCTGGCTCGGGATGGAGTTGCCTGCGAGGCCGTCGAAGGGTGA
- a CDS encoding TolC family protein: protein MSDAIRVAVASVVLFSSGCAALTAYVPDPPIRALPPSLRAEVVAVEERARFGSEASDRPLGRLSRSREVTLEEVLRAARERANTVLEAAARLEAASGRLQTAAGALLPGIDVQLGGSYLDGRQVGSFGDVMGVTFGTFEPSAGVYYRVNPGAAWVRSERFRKEADAAAFEVREAQRYAMLQAGVGYVDLALARASQAVAEGLAGDAERFVEITQARARAEIGTGADVARAEAAAASARQTALRARGLWETSSIRLAVLLRWNTNDLLVPSENDLRTTSLIDVAAGAALRGEAELARPDILAAQARSEAAAREVSAAWWDLLGPDIDAGFRERFIGTDLNRLGNTNFLEGLARIAVDFAEVGRTRTARGEAAAARVREQTVREQAYGEIETALSRVAVAAGSLPDARNGVDAATRSYEVELARFEAGTGIGLEVIQAQNALARARLAHVEAIARYDVAQIELAAGIGHLDPALMRAAQER from the coding sequence TTGAGCGATGCGATTCGAGTTGCGGTTGCGAGTGTCGTCCTTTTCTCGTCGGGATGCGCCGCGCTGACCGCTTACGTACCCGACCCACCGATCCGCGCGCTGCCGCCGAGCCTGCGAGCCGAGGTTGTCGCGGTCGAGGAGAGAGCACGATTTGGGTCGGAAGCATCGGACCGTCCGCTGGGGAGGTTGAGCCGGTCGCGCGAGGTCACTCTCGAAGAGGTGCTGCGGGCCGCCCGGGAGCGGGCGAATACGGTCTTGGAAGCTGCCGCAAGACTCGAGGCGGCCTCGGGGCGGCTGCAAACTGCCGCCGGTGCCCTCCTCCCGGGCATCGACGTTCAACTCGGCGGCAGTTACCTCGACGGTCGGCAGGTCGGGTCGTTCGGTGACGTCATGGGCGTCACTTTCGGCACCTTCGAACCGTCGGCCGGGGTTTACTATCGGGTGAATCCGGGTGCGGCATGGGTGCGCTCCGAAAGGTTTCGAAAAGAGGCCGACGCCGCGGCCTTCGAAGTCCGCGAGGCGCAGCGTTACGCCATGCTGCAGGCGGGGGTGGGCTATGTCGATCTCGCCCTGGCGCGCGCCTCGCAGGCCGTTGCCGAAGGGCTGGCTGGGGACGCCGAGAGGTTCGTGGAGATCACGCAGGCTAGGGCGCGCGCGGAGATCGGCACGGGGGCGGATGTCGCCCGTGCCGAAGCGGCGGCGGCGAGTGCGCGGCAGACGGCGTTGCGGGCGCGCGGGCTCTGGGAGACGTCGAGCATTCGCCTCGCGGTGTTGCTGCGCTGGAATACCAACGACCTGCTCGTGCCGAGCGAAAACGATCTGCGCACGACGAGCCTCATCGACGTGGCCGCGGGGGCAGCGCTGAGAGGAGAGGCGGAGCTTGCCCGGCCGGACATCCTGGCGGCTCAGGCGCGCAGCGAAGCGGCGGCACGAGAGGTGTCGGCAGCGTGGTGGGATCTGCTGGGGCCCGACATCGATGCCGGGTTTCGCGAACGCTTCATCGGTACGGATCTCAATAGGCTCGGCAACACGAACTTTCTCGAGGGTTTGGCTCGCATCGCCGTCGACTTCGCCGAGGTCGGCCGCACGCGAACGGCGAGGGGAGAAGCTGCGGCCGCACGTGTAAGAGAGCAGACCGTGCGCGAACAGGCGTACGGCGAGATCGAGACGGCTCTGTCGCGCGTCGCCGTTGCCGCCGGTTCGCTTCCCGACGCCCGCAACGGGGTGGACGCGGCGACGCGCAGTTACGAGGTCGAGTTGGCCCGGTTCGAGGCTGGCACCGGTATCGGCCTGGAAGTGATCCAGGCCCAAAACGCGCTTGCGCGGGCTCGCCTGGCCCACGTCGAAGCGATTGCACGGTACGACGTGGCGCAGATCGAGCTCGCCGCCGGCATCGGCCATCTGGATCCTGCGCTGATGCGGGCGGCGCAGGAGCGCTGA
- a CDS encoding efflux RND transporter permease subunit, which yields MIRRAIELPYVVIVGVLVVAVLGTVSYRQLAADLLPVFDTPAVQIVTFYPGMPPEVMERDITSRLERWTGQSIGIDHQEAKSMLGVSIVKDFFREGVSFDTAMSQVTSYAVSDMFYLPPGTIPPMVMPFDPTASVPLCLVAVSSPTMSEKEIYDVAYFELRNRLQSIPGVIAPAVYGGTLRRILAYVDREKLEARELSPMDVVRALHRQSVFVPAGNMKAGETDYQIFANAMPAAVEQLNHVPVSAENGKVVFMRDVASVEDSAQIQSNIVRINGRRQVYIPIYRQPGANTIEIVDAIRSQLQRIRQRLREMDARAGNIALEVVLDQSVYVRNSIAGLRLAALLGAALAGAVVFMFLRTVRSTIVIVLAIPLAVLGAMIGLVATRQSLNTLTLGGIALAIGILVDQAIVVVENVARHLGLGKDAARAAIDGTREVAPSIVVSTVTFAVVFVPIFFLSGMARFLFAPLAISASLVMGASLVVALTVVPAFCARFLTTAVGVRDGADAGLLARGYTWGLARAVGRRGVVLTAGAAAAIAAAVALQRHPTELFPRVDAGQFQIYVRLPSGTRIEETEKTVARLESALIAELGEPDPEFPAVENEPRSDLRMLIGNIGVLMDWPAAYTPNTGPMDAFVLVQLKENRRDTFALVERLRGRLRHQFPEVEFAFDTGGMLTAALNFGEPAPIRFRVLGSDLRTLGEIAARVAERIGSVPGAEDVRVLQRNDYPTLDIEIDRTKAALAGLSVVDVMHNLVTATNSSINFEPAFWIDRNNGNHYFVGAQYRESDHVSTDTLLDVPIAPGGGGKPLPLRTVATISRGTGPSFVSHRDITRAVDVYADVAPGAYVGDVVGAMEQVLEEDAALGLERTVDERGRRSFRLGGEYAERGYVLTASGEIETMRAAFGQFAGGLALAVVLVYLVMVAQFRSFVDPLTILLTVPLGFVGVALALRLAGVALNIQSLMGIVMMVGIVVEYGILMVDFANARVESGMPVDDAVLEAARLRLRPILMTSLTTVFALLPMAVGAGGGDANIPLATTIIGGVLGATVLTLFVLPGLYILMKRAPLGPALMGGPADET from the coding sequence GTGATCCGGCGGGCAATCGAGCTACCCTACGTGGTCATCGTCGGGGTCCTGGTGGTCGCCGTGCTGGGTACCGTCTCGTACCGTCAGCTCGCCGCCGACCTGCTGCCGGTGTTCGACACTCCGGCCGTACAAATCGTCACCTTCTATCCCGGCATGCCACCCGAGGTAATGGAGCGCGACATCACCAGTCGGCTGGAGCGCTGGACGGGCCAGTCGATCGGCATCGACCACCAGGAGGCGAAGTCGATGCTCGGCGTGAGCATCGTCAAGGATTTCTTCCGGGAGGGCGTCAGCTTCGACACGGCGATGAGCCAGGTGACCTCCTACGCCGTCAGCGACATGTTCTACCTGCCCCCCGGGACCATCCCGCCGATGGTGATGCCGTTCGATCCCACGGCGTCGGTTCCGCTCTGCCTGGTCGCGGTGTCGTCGCCGACGATGTCGGAGAAGGAGATTTACGACGTTGCCTATTTCGAGCTTCGCAATCGTCTGCAGTCCATTCCCGGCGTCATCGCTCCGGCGGTGTACGGCGGCACGCTGCGTCGGATTCTGGCGTACGTGGATCGCGAGAAGCTCGAGGCACGCGAACTGAGTCCGATGGACGTGGTCCGGGCGCTGCACCGGCAATCGGTGTTCGTTCCCGCCGGCAACATGAAGGCCGGGGAGACCGACTACCAGATCTTCGCCAACGCCATGCCTGCGGCCGTGGAACAGCTAAATCACGTCCCCGTCTCGGCCGAGAACGGGAAGGTCGTCTTCATGCGCGATGTAGCGAGTGTCGAGGACTCCGCTCAGATCCAGTCGAACATCGTGCGCATCAACGGTCGCCGCCAGGTCTATATTCCGATCTACCGTCAGCCGGGCGCCAACACGATCGAAATCGTCGACGCGATTCGCAGCCAACTGCAGCGCATCCGCCAGCGCTTGCGAGAAATGGATGCGCGTGCGGGGAACATCGCTCTCGAAGTCGTGCTGGACCAGTCGGTCTACGTGCGTAATTCCATCGCGGGCCTGCGGTTGGCGGCGCTGCTCGGTGCGGCTCTGGCGGGGGCCGTGGTGTTCATGTTCCTGCGCACTGTGCGCTCGACGATCGTCATCGTGCTCGCCATTCCGCTGGCCGTGCTCGGTGCGATGATCGGGCTCGTGGCCACGAGGCAGTCGCTGAACACGCTGACCCTCGGCGGCATTGCGCTGGCCATCGGCATTCTCGTCGATCAGGCGATCGTCGTCGTCGAGAATGTCGCCCGGCACCTGGGTCTGGGAAAGGACGCCGCACGGGCCGCCATCGACGGCACACGCGAGGTGGCCCCATCGATCGTCGTGTCGACCGTGACCTTCGCGGTCGTCTTCGTGCCCATCTTCTTCCTTTCCGGCATGGCCAGGTTTTTGTTCGCTCCGCTGGCCATCTCCGCGTCGCTGGTGATGGGCGCCTCGCTCGTGGTTGCGCTGACCGTCGTGCCGGCATTTTGCGCGCGCTTCCTCACGACCGCAGTCGGCGTCAGGGACGGCGCCGACGCAGGACTGCTCGCGCGCGGCTATACGTGGGGACTCGCCCGCGCGGTCGGCCGCCGCGGAGTCGTTCTCACGGCCGGCGCCGCGGCGGCAATCGCTGCCGCCGTCGCGCTGCAACGCCACCCGACGGAGCTCTTTCCGCGCGTCGACGCCGGGCAGTTCCAGATCTACGTACGCCTCCCGTCGGGCACGCGCATCGAGGAGACCGAGAAGACGGTAGCGCGGCTCGAAAGCGCTCTGATCGCCGAGCTCGGTGAGCCGGACCCGGAGTTCCCCGCGGTGGAGAACGAGCCGCGCTCCGACCTGAGAATGCTGATCGGCAATATCGGCGTGCTCATGGATTGGCCGGCGGCGTACACGCCCAACACGGGTCCGATGGACGCTTTTGTCCTGGTCCAGCTCAAGGAGAACCGCCGCGACACGTTCGCGCTGGTCGAGCGTTTGCGTGGACGGCTGCGGCACCAGTTCCCCGAGGTCGAGTTTGCCTTCGATACCGGGGGGATGTTGACCGCGGCGCTGAACTTCGGCGAGCCGGCGCCGATTCGTTTTCGGGTCCTCGGCAGTGACCTGCGCACTCTGGGGGAGATCGCCGCTCGGGTCGCCGAGCGCATCGGGTCGGTGCCTGGGGCCGAAGACGTGCGTGTATTGCAGCGCAACGATTACCCGACGCTCGACATCGAGATCGATCGGACCAAGGCGGCGCTGGCGGGGCTGTCCGTCGTTGACGTGATGCACAATCTGGTGACCGCGACCAATTCGAGCATCAACTTCGAGCCGGCTTTTTGGATCGACAGGAACAACGGCAACCATTACTTCGTCGGTGCGCAGTACCGGGAGTCGGATCACGTGTCCACGGATACGCTGCTCGACGTTCCGATCGCGCCGGGGGGCGGCGGAAAGCCGCTGCCGCTGCGCACCGTGGCAACGATTTCCCGGGGAACGGGACCGTCGTTCGTCAGCCACCGCGACATCACGCGGGCCGTCGACGTGTACGCCGACGTTGCCCCGGGTGCGTACGTGGGAGACGTCGTCGGGGCCATGGAGCAGGTTCTCGAGGAAGACGCGGCGCTCGGTCTGGAGCGCACGGTCGACGAGCGCGGGCGCCGGTCATTTCGGCTCGGCGGCGAGTACGCCGAACGCGGCTACGTTCTGACTGCAAGCGGCGAGATAGAGACGATGCGCGCCGCCTTCGGCCAGTTCGCAGGCGGTCTCGCTCTCGCCGTCGTCCTCGTCTACCTGGTGATGGTCGCCCAGTTCCGCTCGTTCGTCGATCCCCTGACGATTCTCCTGACGGTACCGCTCGGCTTCGTCGGCGTGGCGCTGGCGTTGCGGCTCGCGGGGGTGGCGCTCAACATCCAGAGCTTGATGGGGATCGTCATGATGGTGGGTATCGTCGTCGAGTACGGCATCCTGATGGTCGATTTTGCCAACGCGCGCGTCGAAAGCGGCATGCCCGTCGACGATGCTGTGCTGGAGGCGGCGCGGCTGCGCCTGCGGCCGATCCTCATGACGTCGCTTACGACGGTCTTTGCACTCTTACCGATGGCGGTCGGCGCCGGCGGCGGCGACGCCAACATTCCGCTGGCTACGACGATTATCGGCGGCGTTCTCGGGGCCACTGTGTTGACGCTATTCGTTCTGCCCGGCCTCTACATCCTGATGAAGAGGGCGCCGCTGGGTCCCGCCCTGATGGGAGGTCCGGCCGATGAGACTTAA
- a CDS encoding SDR family oxidoreductase, translated as MAHRVATGPFRCALVTGAAGGIGRELCRLLARDGTALILLDRNESGLAELDKELRARVVVETRQIDLRGLADLERLAVDLAERHPDLDLIVGNAGIDNPQARFECDWRTVEDHFATNVSPNVVLCSVFLPRFLARGSGHVAIVASLGALGGFPHEGAYSASKAAVATFTESLRSEYGPRGITFTTIFPGFVDTPMLRGNAFKAPSSLRASAAAATIHRALLRRQPTLHFPLSTYLLLCVSRLLPSGWRDFVARLQMKPDFRPR; from the coding sequence GTGGCACATCGGGTCGCAACGGGACCATTCAGGTGCGCTCTGGTCACGGGCGCCGCCGGCGGCATCGGCCGCGAGCTCTGCCGACTGCTGGCTCGTGACGGCACGGCACTCATACTCCTCGACCGGAACGAATCCGGCCTTGCAGAACTGGACAAGGAATTGCGGGCGCGCGTGGTGGTCGAGACACGTCAGATCGACCTGCGTGGACTCGCCGACCTCGAACGGTTGGCAGTCGACCTCGCGGAGCGGCACCCGGACCTCGACCTTATTGTGGGCAACGCGGGCATCGACAATCCGCAGGCGCGCTTCGAGTGCGACTGGCGCACGGTCGAGGATCACTTCGCCACAAACGTGAGTCCCAACGTAGTCCTGTGTTCGGTATTCTTGCCGCGTTTTCTCGCGCGCGGCAGCGGACACGTCGCTATCGTTGCGAGCCTTGGGGCGCTCGGCGGCTTCCCGCACGAGGGCGCGTACTCGGCAAGCAAGGCCGCGGTGGCGACGTTTACCGAAAGCTTGCGCTCGGAGTACGGGCCACGGGGAATCACGTTCACAACCATCTTTCCGGGGTTCGTCGATACGCCGATGCTGCGCGGCAATGCCTTCAAGGCGCCCAGTTCGTTGCGCGCGTCGGCGGCGGCGGCGACGATTCACCGCGCTCTCCTTCGCCGCCAGCCCACGCTCCATTTTCCCCTGTCCACGTACCTCCTGTTGTGCGTGTCGCGGCTGCTGCCGAGCGGGTGGCGCGATTTCGTAGCGCGCCTGCAGATGAAACCGGACTTCCGGCCGCGCTGA
- a CDS encoding multicopper oxidase domain-containing protein has product MHYRTLAALTGVIGLAALNSACDSGGPRVARAAAPTYVAKDPLDVPSPIVRTAPATVTVDLVAREVVAEIAPGKWFTFWTFNGTVPGPMIRVREGDTLVVNLTNELHNTEPHNLDFHAAMGPGGGAAVTDVEPGESKSFSFKAQRSGAFIYHCAGEGMPWEHVAFGMYGMIQVDPPEGLPDGFAEAYVGQSEWYLAPAPDGSSGQADGDLYVLDEDKAGMEHPDLFTFNGHTRALVDPAIFGNALRVNQGDRLRVFFVNAGPNLGSSWHIIGQIFDSVYTGHPSDRIRNEETLYVPPGSAAVLELTAAVPGTYNLVDHALWRVPKGALGNLHVDPTIPPTAHDPNGSWPLDLFSPPAFHATGH; this is encoded by the coding sequence ATGCACTACCGAACCCTCGCAGCCCTTACAGGAGTGATCGGCCTCGCCGCTCTGAACAGCGCCTGCGACAGCGGCGGCCCCCGGGTCGCGCGTGCCGCCGCACCCACTTACGTCGCCAAGGATCCGCTGGACGTTCCGTCACCGATCGTGCGTACCGCACCGGCCACCGTGACTGTGGACCTCGTGGCGAGGGAAGTGGTCGCGGAGATTGCACCGGGCAAGTGGTTCACGTTCTGGACATTCAATGGCACGGTGCCCGGACCGATGATTCGCGTTCGCGAGGGGGACACCCTGGTGGTCAACCTCACCAACGAGTTGCACAACACGGAACCGCACAATCTCGACTTCCACGCCGCGATGGGTCCCGGCGGCGGTGCCGCGGTGACCGACGTCGAGCCGGGCGAGTCGAAGTCCTTTTCTTTCAAGGCGCAGCGCAGTGGCGCGTTCATCTACCACTGCGCGGGCGAAGGTATGCCATGGGAGCACGTCGCCTTCGGCATGTACGGTATGATTCAGGTCGACCCTCCCGAAGGTCTGCCGGACGGCTTCGCCGAAGCATACGTCGGGCAGAGCGAGTGGTACCTGGCCCCGGCACCAGACGGCAGTTCGGGTCAGGCGGATGGCGACCTTTACGTGCTCGATGAGGATAAGGCAGGCATGGAGCACCCCGATCTGTTCACCTTCAACGGCCACACCAGGGCACTTGTCGACCCGGCCATCTTCGGCAATGCGCTGCGCGTCAACCAGGGCGACAGGTTGCGCGTGTTTTTCGTCAACGCCGGACCGAACCTCGGTTCGAGCTGGCATATCATCGGTCAGATCTTCGATTCCGTGTATACCGGGCATCCGAGCGATCGTATCCGCAACGAAGAAACCCTCTACGTACCGCCGGGCTCCGCGGCGGTCCTCGAGCTGACGGCGGCAGTACCCGGAACCTACAATCTGGTCGACCACGCGTTGTGGCGAGTTCCGAAAGGCGCCCTGGGCAACCTGCACGTCGATCCGACGATCCCGCCGACGGCCCACGACCCCAACGGGTCGTGGCCTTTGGACCTGTTCTCGCCGCCGGCGTTTCACGCCACCGGGCACTGA
- a CDS encoding zf-HC2 domain-containing protein produces the protein MTCSERSEAISAHLDGELAGHEVAALETHLASCGTCRRQLDGLRALKHAVARVEGRTAPPEAVLARVEALRLRRETGWTGFRVAVAAAAVMVVAVGALFLARPSFLPYDQRSLPAELIADHLRSAPDIMPAEIASGNRLDVAAFFRTKVPFDPVVPRLGPASLVGGRVCKVEGRKVQLLFYELDGRHLSLYVSDRPAAMKSCHDDGEHSVCQRQLAGLSLILVGKGQESEMSRLLDEATL, from the coding sequence ATGACCTGCTCCGAGCGCAGCGAAGCGATCTCCGCTCATCTGGACGGCGAACTGGCCGGCCATGAAGTGGCAGCATTGGAAACCCATCTCGCGTCTTGTGGCACCTGTCGGCGACAGCTCGACGGTCTTCGCGCCTTGAAGCATGCCGTGGCCCGGGTGGAAGGTCGTACCGCGCCTCCCGAGGCCGTTCTCGCTCGCGTCGAGGCGCTGCGGCTGCGGCGAGAGACCGGGTGGACGGGATTTCGCGTTGCCGTGGCGGCGGCGGCTGTAATGGTCGTCGCGGTAGGCGCGCTCTTTCTCGCTCGTCCTTCGTTTCTGCCTTACGACCAGCGCTCGCTCCCGGCGGAACTCATTGCGGATCATCTCCGCTCGGCTCCGGACATCATGCCCGCGGAGATCGCTTCCGGGAATCGCCTCGACGTTGCAGCTTTCTTTCGCACCAAGGTGCCTTTCGATCCCGTGGTCCCCCGGCTCGGCCCTGCGAGCCTGGTCGGCGGCCGAGTTTGCAAGGTCGAGGGACGCAAGGTGCAGCTTCTCTTCTACGAGCTCGACGGTCGCCACCTTTCCCTTTACGTGTCCGACCGCCCGGCGGCGATGAAGAGCTGTCATGACGACGGCGAGCACAGCGTCTGCCAGAGGCAGCTCGCCGGGCTCTCCTTGATACTCGTCGGCAAGGGGCAGGAAAGCGAGATGAGCCGGCTCCTTGACGAGGCGACTTTGTGA